A window of Chitinophaga sp. MM2321 contains these coding sequences:
- a CDS encoding BadF/BadG/BcrA/BcrD ATPase family protein, with translation MATRIKLIADSGSTKTEWGLLGRSEPTLFRTQGVSPYFQSAEQIRDILTKELLPQFPADVVVDEVYFYGTGLSQEKNIHLVADSLKAVWPDAVIGVNHDLMGAARALCGHEQGIASILGTGSNSCYFDGQDIVKNNPGLGYILGDEGSGAYLGRKVLQYYLYSTLDEELSTRFDMKYKTNKDEILENVYRKPLANRYLAGFAEFLSENRGHFLIENILEDGLNDFFFSHIYKYRESWTTSLHFVGGIAWHFQDIIKELCELYELPMGKILRTPMDGLLVYHT, from the coding sequence ATGGCCACAAGAATAAAGCTGATAGCAGATAGTGGGTCTACAAAGACCGAATGGGGCCTGCTTGGACGCAGTGAGCCTACGCTTTTCCGGACACAGGGAGTCAGCCCGTATTTCCAGTCTGCAGAACAAATCAGGGATATCCTGACAAAAGAATTATTACCACAATTTCCTGCAGATGTCGTTGTCGATGAAGTCTATTTTTATGGTACAGGGCTGTCCCAGGAAAAAAATATCCACCTGGTAGCAGACAGCTTAAAAGCAGTATGGCCCGATGCGGTAATAGGCGTAAACCACGACCTGATGGGTGCGGCACGTGCACTTTGCGGCCATGAGCAAGGTATTGCCAGTATTCTGGGTACAGGGTCCAATTCCTGTTATTTTGATGGGCAGGATATTGTGAAGAATAACCCGGGCCTGGGTTACATCCTGGGCGATGAAGGTAGTGGCGCTTATCTCGGCAGAAAAGTATTGCAGTATTATCTTTACAGTACGCTGGACGAGGAACTGAGCACCCGCTTCGACATGAAGTATAAGACCAACAAAGATGAAATACTGGAAAATGTTTACCGCAAACCATTAGCCAACCGCTATCTGGCCGGATTTGCAGAATTTTTATCTGAAAACAGGGGACATTTCCTGATCGAAAATATTTTAGAAGACGGCCTGAATGATTTTTTCTTCAGCCATATTTATAAATACCGGGAAAGCTGGACAACTTCTTTACACTTCGTAGGTGGCATTGCCTGGCATTTCCAGGACATCATAAAAGAGCTGTGCGAGTTATATGAATTGCCGATGGGTAAAATATTGCGCACACCTATGGATGGCCTCCTGGTATATCATACTTAA
- the murQ gene encoding N-acetylmuramic acid 6-phosphate etherase — MTFVKITEQTSGYRHLEKMTIQELLFNINKEDRSVPLAVEESIPQIEKLVAAIADKMLAGGRLFYMGAGTSGRLGIVDASECPPTFGVPYGLVIGIIAGGDDAIRKAVEFAEDDREQGWKDLQEFNISDKDVVVGIAASGTTPYVIGALDMCRSKGIITGSISCNPDSPVSAAADFPVEVVVGPEFVTGSTRMKSGTAQKLVLNMISTAVMIQLGRVEDNKMVNMQLSNEKLVDRGVKMLMEKLSLTDYEQAQALLLKAGSVKKAVDDFVKV; from the coding sequence ATGACATTTGTAAAAATAACTGAACAAACCTCTGGTTATCGTCATCTTGAAAAGATGACCATTCAGGAATTACTCTTTAATATAAATAAAGAAGACAGGTCAGTTCCGCTGGCAGTGGAAGAATCCATTCCACAGATTGAAAAGCTGGTGGCAGCCATTGCAGATAAAATGCTGGCCGGTGGCCGTTTATTTTATATGGGAGCCGGTACCAGCGGACGACTGGGTATCGTTGATGCTTCTGAGTGCCCGCCTACATTTGGCGTACCGTATGGACTGGTAATTGGCATTATTGCCGGTGGCGATGATGCTATCCGCAAGGCGGTAGAGTTTGCGGAAGATGACCGGGAGCAGGGCTGGAAAGACTTACAGGAATTTAATATCTCCGATAAAGATGTAGTGGTAGGCATTGCTGCCAGCGGTACTACGCCTTATGTGATCGGGGCATTGGACATGTGCCGCAGCAAAGGCATCATTACCGGCAGTATCAGCTGTAACCCCGATTCGCCGGTATCTGCGGCCGCCGACTTCCCCGTGGAGGTAGTGGTAGGACCGGAGTTTGTTACGGGCAGCACGCGCATGAAAAGTGGTACTGCGCAGAAACTGGTGCTCAATATGATATCTACAGCCGTTATGATCCAGTTGGGCAGGGTAGAAGATAATAAAATGGTGAACATGCAGCTCAGTAATGAAAAACTGGTAGACCGGGGCGTGAAGATGCTGATGGAGAAATTATCGCTCACAGATTATGAACAGG